One stretch of Variovorax sp. 54 DNA includes these proteins:
- the mutL gene encoding DNA mismatch repair endonuclease MutL, translating to MSALPSSLPPAERRPIRELPDELISQIAAGEMVERPASVVRELLDNALDAGARQITVRLASGGVRLISVEDDGGGIPREELTVALRRHATSKIASLSDLETVGTMGFRGEALAAINAIAELSILSRFTGADSAFVLDGGTGELRPVARSVGTTVEVRELFFATPARRKFLKTDATELAHCIEAVRRHALARPEVGFSVWHDGKLIEQWRAAATPEQRLADALSDDFVSQSVSVLREGGPVRVVGRAGIPDAARSRNDQQFFYVNGRFVRDKVLSHAVRSAYEDVLHGQRQPVYVLYLEIDPARVDVNVHPTKIEVRFRDGREVHQAVRHAIEDALAAPRAGDALAPADAPPQPFFKQTPLPPSASWSQPAIPFQARERGTGDFEAMWPRRTEEQGHALVTGASQWQTEAPAMSFRAPVGLPDSEAPAPAPVMNQDAWPLGRALAQLQGIYILAENSQGLVIVDMHAAHERIVYERLKTQLDGAAITSQPLLIPATFAATPQEVATAEACAEVLPTLGLEITPFSARTLAVRAVPGTLADGDPVELARSVLAELGQHDASTVVQRAQNELLSTMACHGAVRANRKLTIDEMNGLLRQMEATERSDQCNHGRPTWRQLSIRELDSLFMRGR from the coding sequence GTGAGTGCCCTCCCCTCCTCCCTCCCCCCCGCCGAACGCCGCCCGATCCGTGAACTCCCCGACGAGCTGATCAGCCAGATCGCCGCCGGTGAAATGGTCGAGCGCCCCGCCTCGGTGGTGCGCGAACTGCTCGACAACGCGCTGGACGCCGGCGCGCGCCAGATCACCGTGCGGCTGGCCTCGGGCGGCGTGCGGCTGATCTCGGTCGAAGACGACGGCGGGGGCATTCCGCGCGAAGAACTCACGGTGGCGCTGCGCCGCCACGCCACCAGCAAGATCGCGAGCCTGAGCGACCTCGAAACAGTCGGCACCATGGGCTTTCGCGGCGAGGCGCTCGCGGCCATCAACGCGATTGCCGAGCTCAGCATCCTCTCGCGCTTCACCGGCGCCGACAGCGCCTTCGTGCTCGACGGCGGCACCGGCGAACTGCGGCCTGTTGCCCGTTCCGTGGGCACCACGGTCGAGGTGCGCGAGCTGTTCTTTGCCACGCCCGCGCGGCGCAAATTCTTGAAGACCGACGCCACCGAGCTGGCCCACTGCATAGAGGCCGTGCGCCGCCATGCGCTGGCGCGGCCCGAGGTGGGCTTTTCGGTCTGGCACGACGGCAAGCTGATCGAACAGTGGCGCGCCGCCGCCACGCCCGAGCAGCGGCTGGCCGATGCGCTGAGCGACGACTTCGTGTCGCAGAGCGTCTCTGTGCTGCGCGAAGGCGGCCCGGTGCGCGTGGTCGGCCGTGCCGGCATTCCCGATGCGGCGCGCTCGCGCAACGACCAGCAGTTCTTCTACGTCAACGGCCGCTTCGTGCGCGACAAGGTGCTGTCGCACGCCGTGCGCAGCGCCTACGAAGACGTGCTGCACGGCCAGCGCCAGCCGGTGTATGTGCTGTACCTGGAGATCGATCCCGCGCGCGTCGACGTCAACGTGCACCCGACCAAGATCGAGGTGCGCTTCCGCGACGGGCGCGAGGTGCACCAGGCGGTGCGCCATGCCATCGAGGACGCACTGGCCGCGCCGCGCGCCGGCGACGCCCTGGCACCGGCCGACGCACCGCCGCAGCCTTTCTTCAAGCAGACGCCGCTGCCGCCGAGCGCAAGCTGGTCGCAGCCCGCGATCCCGTTCCAGGCACGCGAGCGCGGCACCGGCGACTTCGAGGCCATGTGGCCGCGACGCACCGAGGAACAGGGACACGCGCTGGTCACGGGCGCGTCGCAGTGGCAGACCGAAGCCCCGGCGATGTCGTTCCGCGCACCGGTCGGGCTGCCGGACAGCGAAGCGCCCGCGCCTGCCCCCGTCATGAACCAGGACGCCTGGCCGCTCGGCCGCGCCCTGGCCCAGCTGCAGGGCATCTACATCCTGGCCGAGAACAGCCAGGGCCTCGTGATCGTCGACATGCACGCGGCGCACGAGCGCATCGTCTACGAACGGCTCAAGACCCAGCTCGACGGCGCGGCCATCACGAGCCAGCCGCTGCTGATTCCGGCCACTTTCGCCGCCACGCCGCAGGAAGTGGCCACGGCCGAAGCCTGCGCCGAGGTGCTGCCCACGCTGGGGCTGGAGATCACGCCCTTCTCGGCCCGCACGCTGGCGGTGCGCGCCGTGCCCGGCACGCTGGCCGACGGCGACCCGGTGGAGCTGGCGCGCAGCGTGCTCGCCGAGCTGGGCCAGCACGACGCGAGCACCGTGGTGCAGCGCGCGCAGAACGAGCTGCTGTCGACCATGGCCTGCCATGGCGCGGTGCGCGCCAACCGCAAACTGACCATCGACGAGATGAACGGCCTGCTGCGCCAGATGGAAGCCACCGAGCGCTCCGACCAGTGCAACCACGGCCGGCCGACCTGGCGCCAGCTGTCGATCCGCGAGCTCGATTCGCTGTTCATGCGCGGGCGGTAG
- a CDS encoding MFS transporter, whose translation MTAPCDSLSLSEGLPTTRREGRAGAREWTGLALLALPTFLLGLDLTLLHLALPALALDLRPTSAQALWIVDAYGFMIAGFLVTMGTLGDRIGRRKLLMVGAAAFGVASVIAASSTSANQLIAARAVLGVAGATLMPSTLALISNMFLHPHQRALAIGLWATMFALGMAAGPVVGGVLLAHHGWGAAFLVALPVIGLLLVAAPFLLPEYRAPQQGRLDLPSVALSLLALLPVVYGIKQVAKDGLGVGAVLALVGGLVFALLFVRRQRRLRHPLIDLDLFASRAFSVALVVLLVGLVGVGGTMLLVTQYLQLVAGLSPLAAGLWMGPPALAMVAAGITAPLLARRIRPGHVMAGALGLSVVGYLMLSQLDRTPHGIALVTASFSLVYLGLGTIAALGTDLVVGAAPPEKAGSASALSETVQELGLAVGIATLGSLTTAVYRSRMGEPIDGMSVALQRAASDSLAGATSVAHELPAGVLEQAQAAFLAGLNAAAATSAVSIAVLAVLAAVTLRHVGAAADETKS comes from the coding sequence TTGACAGCACCTTGCGATTCACTTTCCCTTTCTGAAGGCCTTCCGACCACGAGGCGCGAAGGCCGAGCTGGCGCCCGCGAATGGACCGGGCTGGCGCTGCTGGCGCTGCCGACCTTCCTGCTCGGCCTCGACCTCACGCTGCTGCACCTCGCATTGCCCGCGCTGGCCCTGGACCTGCGCCCCACGAGCGCGCAGGCGCTGTGGATCGTCGACGCCTACGGTTTCATGATTGCCGGCTTCCTCGTCACGATGGGCACGCTGGGCGACCGCATCGGGCGGCGCAAGCTGCTCATGGTCGGCGCGGCGGCGTTCGGCGTGGCGTCGGTGATCGCGGCCTCTTCGACCAGCGCCAACCAGCTGATCGCCGCACGTGCCGTGCTCGGCGTGGCGGGCGCGACGCTGATGCCGTCGACGCTGGCGCTGATCAGCAACATGTTCCTGCACCCGCACCAGCGCGCGCTGGCCATCGGGCTGTGGGCGACCATGTTCGCGCTCGGCATGGCGGCCGGGCCCGTGGTGGGCGGCGTGCTGCTGGCGCACCACGGCTGGGGCGCGGCCTTTCTCGTCGCGCTGCCGGTCATCGGGCTGCTGCTGGTGGCTGCGCCGTTCCTGCTGCCGGAGTACCGCGCGCCGCAACAGGGGCGGCTCGATCTGCCCAGCGTCGCGCTGTCGCTGCTCGCCTTGCTGCCGGTGGTCTACGGCATCAAGCAGGTCGCCAAGGACGGGCTCGGCGTGGGGGCCGTGCTGGCGCTCGTCGGTGGGCTGGTTTTCGCGCTGCTGTTCGTGCGGCGACAACGTCGGCTGCGCCATCCGCTGATCGACCTCGACCTGTTCGCCAGCCGGGCTTTCAGCGTTGCGCTGGTGGTGCTCCTGGTCGGGCTGGTCGGTGTCGGCGGCACGATGCTGCTGGTGACCCAGTACCTGCAATTGGTGGCAGGGCTGTCACCGCTCGCGGCCGGGCTGTGGATGGGGCCGCCGGCGCTTGCCATGGTGGCGGCCGGCATCACGGCGCCGCTGCTGGCGCGACGCATCCGGCCGGGCCATGTGATGGCGGGCGCGCTGGGGCTGTCGGTCGTGGGGTATCTGATGCTGAGTCAGCTCGATCGCACGCCGCATGGCATTGCGCTGGTGACGGCCTCGTTCTCGCTCGTGTACCTCGGCCTGGGCACCATCGCCGCGCTGGGGACCGACCTGGTGGTGGGCGCCGCGCCGCCCGAGAAGGCCGGGTCGGCCTCGGCCCTGTCCGAAACGGTGCAGGAGCTGGGCCTCGCCGTGGGCATCGCCACGCTGGGCAGCCTGACGACGGCGGTGTATCGCTCGCGGATGGGCGAGCCGATCGACGGCATGAGCGTGGCCCTTCAACGCGCGGCATCGGACAGCCTGGCCGGCGCCACGTCGGTGGCGCACGAACTGCCTGCCGGCGTGCTGGAACAGGCGCAAGCCGCCTTCCTCGCGGGACTGAATGCAGCCGCAGCCACCAGCGCCGTCAGCATTGCGGTCCTGGCGGTGCTGGCCGCCGTCACGCTGCGGCATGTCGGCGCAGCCGCCGACGAAACGAAAAGCTGA